One region of Oryza sativa Japonica Group chromosome 5, ASM3414082v1 genomic DNA includes:
- the LOC4338059 gene encoding uncharacterized protein, whose amino-acid sequence MDLATTPARRPMEAGMARRLWHVVLAVCHMLRRGLCRKRLMVDLHVLLGRGKLAGKALRGLLAHHAAAGHGHHLAASSSSSAALASFYGRRPREVEFSCTTTPSSYPHYGLFPFKSRGGGGGRRGGGGGGEYGGLDAAAVARAFEMMSAEVEGTPSSSAAAVQGGGGGGWATATPSPMVAWILGRSPAGVRPLRVTDSPFPAVPENGGGGGGEQRVDDAEFEDFINKFYEQLRMQPSAATPDCQLRRRGR is encoded by the coding sequence ATGGATCTCgcgacgacgccggcgcggcggcccaTGGAGGCCGGGATGGCGCGGCGGCTGTGGCACGTCGTCCTCGCCGTGTGCCACATGCTCCGGCGAGGCCTCTGCCGGAAGCGCCTCATGGTGGACCTCCACGTCCTCCTCGGCCGCGGCAAGCTCGCCGGCAAGGCGCTCCGCGGCCTCCTcgcccaccacgccgccgcgggGCACGGCCACCACctcgcggcgtcgtcgtcgtcgtccgccgcgcTGGCGTCGTTCtacggccgccgcccgcgggaGGTGGAGTTCAGCTGCACCACCACGCCGTCGTCGTACCCGCACTACGGGCTGTTCCCCTTCaagagccgcggcggcggcggtggccgccgcggcggcggaggcggcggcgagtatGGCGgcctcgacgcggcggcggtggcgcgggcgtTCGAGATGATGAGCGCCGAGGTGGAAggcacgccgtcgtcgtcggcggcggcggtgcagggcggcggcggcggcggctgggccaCCGCGACTCCGTCGCCGATGGTGGCGTGGATCCTGGGGCGAAGCCCCGCCGGTGTCCGGCCGCTCCGCGTCACCGACTCGCCGTTCCCCGCCGTGCcggagaacggcggcggcggcggcggcgagcagcgcgtGGACGACGCCGAGTTCGAGGACTTCATCAACAAGTTCTACGAGCAGCTGCGGATGCAGCCGTCCGCCGCCACGCCGGACTGccagctgcgccgccgcggcaggtag